In [Phormidium] sp. ETS-05, the genomic window CATCTTGGTCGGCCCATCCTCGACGGCGATGGTGGTTACGCCGAAGACCGTGCCACTGGCGTCCGCGTCATTGATTTAGGTGTTATGCTCGCCGGAGCGGACCTCAGCGGCAATGACCTGCGCTGGACAGAATTGAGCGAAGCCAACCTCGTTCGCGCCAACCTCTGTAAATGCGACCTGGTAAAAGCCAACTTTTCCCGCACCATCCTTTACGAAGCCAAGCTCGCCGAAGCCGATGTTATGGGCACCCGGTTTTTTTACGGTGAAGCGGAAACCGCTTCCCCCCGCAGCCGCACCGAACGTCCCAACTACAAAACCGGCGAATACACTGGCGCCGTCATTGAAAACGCCGATTTTACCAACGTGAAACGCCTTTCCGACGCCCAGCGCTATTACTGTTGCGCTTGGGGAGGCTCTAAAACCCGGGCAACCATCCCCGGCGGCTGCGAAGGCATCCCGAACAAGCTCGAGCGGTGATTTCTCACCAAAATCTCCCCCATCCTATAGACCTTCATCATTAGTTATGCCCCGGTCAGTGGGAAAAATGCCCCGCTTCTTGCGAGCTTCCATTGCTTTTTCCAGCAAGTCCAAAAGACCGGGCGCTTCTTCTTGCAGCGTCAGCAACAACCGCTCGCCAATATCTTCATTACCAGGGTCGCGTCCCGTTTCCATCACCGCCCGCAAACGCGGCATCGCAATATCATCTACAATCTGAATTAACCCACTCAAGCAGCGGTTAAACTGACGCTCAGTTAACATGGAATCTTCCAAGGGAAACTCCACAATTGCCCGAATTTCCCCATCCGATGGGTCATATTCCCACTGGAGCATTTTCGTTTCCCAAGAAATGCACAGCATCGTCTGCAGAATCGCTTCCTTATACGGATGATCATTAATTTCTGCCAGCACTTGGGGCGCGAAAACCTTAAAAAACTCCCCGTTTTCATCCAACTGAATCACAATCAGAAAATTTTCTAAATTTTCCGCCTGCACCCCAGTGATAATCCTGCTACTTTCCTCATCTAGCTCGTACTTCCAGCCCCGGTTATCTAGATAATCGGCAATTTGTTCTAAACTCGTGCCCATACTCGGTTTCCTTTTTTGAGCGTTCACAATTGTAACCATCTCAGGAATGGCCGCCAGCAGCCCTTTCGGAACCAGTCCCAGGAATCTCAGAACCCGATCGCCCTTATGACTGCCGCCACCCCTATGCTCCAAGGGTTCCCCCATTTCCAAGCTACCACAAAAATGCCGACAGCACGCCAAAAATGATGACGGAAGCAGGGGGGCGACGGGGAGAGGGGGTGGCTGACGGGACGCCGTTAGGCGTTCGTAGTTGGGCTTTAGCCCAAAGAAAAGGGGAAATGGGGGATAGGCGTCTCCTCGTCTAGTAGAGGTCCTCTGGTCGCTTTTTGGGCTAAAGCCCAACTACAAACCGTCTCCCCGTCCTCTTTTTGGGCTAAAGCCCAACTACAAACCCTGTCCAGAAGTCCCCTCGGTCCCCCTATCGCCACTTTTGGAGAACCTCTACCATCGCTTGATGGGCAGGTTTCGGGCGATAGTCAGCATCAAAAATCAGGGGAGCGTCTGGGGTTCCCTTAAAATTTTTAATCCAGGAATATCGGTCAGTAAATCCCCACATACCAAAAGTATTACAGTTGGGAGCATCAAGACAAACTTGGAGAAATTCACCATAAAGCCTAGCTTGGGCGGCTAATTTTTCTCCTTTGGTTTTACCTGGTAGCTTAGCAATAGGAATATCAGTTTCTGTGAACGCTACTTCTAAGCCTAATTCGCCAATGCGCTGAATATTCGCCGCCACTTCCTGGGGGTTATCTGATGAGAGAAAACCTACGTGCATCTGAAAACCAATCCCATTGATAGGAACGCCACGGGATACTAAGTCTTGGAGTAAACTATAGAGGTTATCAGATTTGGCATTCAGTCCTTCACCATAATCATTTAAAAATAACAATGCTTGTGGGTCGGCTTCATGCGCCCAACGAAATGCCATATCGATATAGTCTGGACCGATCGCACGCAACCACAAAGTGTCTCGATAAGAACCATCAGCGTTGAGGACTTCATTCACCACATCCCAGGCATAAACCTGCCCGCGATAGTGGCGGACAACAGTTTTCACATGGTCTTCCAGAATCGCCATTAATTCCTCACGGCTGAAATTACCTTCTAGTAACCAGCGGGGGAGAGCGTGAAACCAAACTAGGGTGTGACCCCGCACGTGCATTCCGTTGATTTTGGCAAAAGTTATGAGCCGATCGGTCAGAGAAAAATCATATTTATCCCGTTCTGGATGGAGATTTTCAAACTTAAAATCATTCTCCGGCATAATCGTGTTAAATTCCCGCACCAACACCTGCCCATACATAGGGTCATCCAGCAGAGGTTTTGGCCTCACAGCAGTGCCCAGGTAAAAAGGACGGTTGCCAATTAAAGAACGTAAAGAAGGACTAGAAGCAACCGCCCCCGGTGCCGATGCCAACGGGTTGCTGCTCAGTAAAATCACCGCTGTCAGGGACAGGAAAAAGGCTAGGGCTGCCAAAAACCAGTTTCTTTTCACAGGAAGATTCAAATATAAGGATTTTGGTGATTATGGGAAGTCGGGGCACGGCGTGATTCAGATTTTGGGCAGATTTTGGGGAAATCAATAATATTGATGATGCCTTGTACAGGGGGGAGGATAAGTTAGCAATAACCCAATAAACCGGGCTCCGCTGTGATAACCTTTGCATCATAACCGAGAATTATTTAAGAAACCCGGTTTCTGGACCAGAATCAGCGTTGCCAGGAGTGAAAATCGTGCCGAACTTCCCGAATTATACAGCAAATGTGCCAGCATCTCTACATCCTCTCAACCCAAAACACTACCTATTACTGGCCTATTGGGTGTTTTTTCGTCCCTCCCATCTGACAGGTTATCTGTACCAGGGCAACCCAGAAGTTTATCAAATGGGGAGCGGGCGGGGGTTGCTCCGCTCTTGGGGAGTGAGAGCCCACCGTCACTTGTACTTAATGGGGGTGGTTTGTACGATTATCTCATTATTGCTGGCGTCATCCCTGCTGTTTTTCTATAACTTAGGCACGACCCAGGGTCACACTGCCTCTCTTAATGTAGTCGCTGTCACCCCCGATGGACGCTATACCATTTCTGCTAGTGCTGGGGGTTTGCGGAACGCGGGCACCCTCAAAGTCTGGGATATCGATCGCTTGGCCCTAGCGAACACTTTGGCCGGTCAGAAAAATGCTATTTTTAGCGCTGTGGTGACACCCGATGGCAAACGGGTGGTGTCGGGAGCGGGGGATAGTACGGTTTTCGTCTGGGACTTGCAGCGGGGGCAAAAGCTGTATCGCTTGGAGGGTCACGGACGTTGGGTAAATGCGGTGGCGGTGACACCGGATGGGAAACGGGCTATTTCAGCATCTGCAGATACCACGCTGAAAGTTTGGGATATTGAGGCGGGGAAAAAATTACGCACCTTGGAGGGCCACACGCGGGAGGTTAATGGTGTGGTGGCGGTGTCGGATACGGTGGTTATTTCTGGCAGCGATGACGGGGTGGTGAAGGTTTGGGATGTGAATACGGGAGCGGTTTTGCATTCTCTCACCGGTCACAAAGCGGCGGTGAAAAAGGTGGTAGGGATACCAGGGGGAAACCGGGTAATTTCTCCTAGTGCGGATGGGACTTTGAAGGTGTGGGACTGGCAACGGGGCGCCCTGGTATTTACTTTATCAGGCCATGAGGATGGAATTAATGATGTGGCGGTGACGGCGGACGGACAAACGGCGGTTTCGGCGAGTGCGGATGGGACTTTGAAGGTGTGGGACTTGACTGGGGGTGGTTTGCGCCAAACTCTGACGGGACACCAAGGATGGGTGAATGCGGTGGCGGTGACTGGGGATGGGAAATTTGCGGTTTCTGGGTCTTCTGACCACACGGTGAAGGTGTGGGACTTGGCAACTGGGGCGGAATTACACTCCCTGAAGGGTCATACGGACTGGGTACGATCGGTCGCGGTGACGCCGGATGGGAAATTTGCGGTTTCTGGGGCGGGCGATCGCTTCCCCAGAATGTGGGATATTACCTCGGGCAAGGAAGTGCCACTGAAAACGGCCAGAAATACCCTCGCCGTGGCGGTGGTGGGGTTTAACTTCCTCTCGGTTGCCTGTTTGTTGATATTAATCTTAGTGGCAGCGGTGGTATTTGCCGTAGGAGTGATGGCATTTGGAGTGCCGGGAGCCGCTTTAGCTGTTGTAGTGCTAGCTTTGATCGGTTCGGTAGTATTTGGTTGGGCTTTCATCACAGCGGATATGGTGGCGGTTAACCCGGCATTTACCCAGCAATATGGAGCCGTGACCATCAAACCGTTAGTGGCGGTAGGGGCTTTTGCCGTCGCAATGGGAATGTGTTTCAATTTGGCTTTTGCCGTAGCGGGCCGTCGGGCGAGTGCTGCCCTGATGGGGGTGGTGTTTATGGTGGTTATTGCTTTCACCGTGGGCATTCTGGAAGCTACAATTTTGAATAGTTCTGAGTCGATCGCTCGTCTGCGGTTTCTCAGCGGTTTGCGCGTTGCCAGGAACTTCATCCCTGTTATCGCTACAGTCGCATTAGCTGAAACCCGCCTCCTGTTTTATCCCTTTCACTTCATCGCCGCATTGATAAGCAACTTCATCGGCAAAAAACATCCTATTTCCTGGGATGAAATGATATTTGTCCCCCTCCCAGGCACGGTTCACTATCTCCACCGCCAGTTACAACAAGATGAAACAACTGGGATGAATTTATTGGCGCAAGTAGCCGCCAACCCGTTCCAGCGTCGCGCTGCTATTTTAGCACTCCACCGGTACATCCATCAAGCACCTTCTCCCTTGCATACTCTCTACCGCATCCTCGCCAGTCCGGTAATGGCGGAATACATTTCCCCCCCCATCAGTCAGCAAGATTGGCAGATATTACCTAGCATCAAACAAGTATTGTTCCTGCAACTAGACAGGCGTTCCGTGAACACCAGTAGTGACTGGATCGAGCAGTTTGCCCAAAACTTAGTGGAGTTTCTGACTTGGGCTCTTTTCTTCTTTCCCCGCTATCCCAAACAAACTCCACTCACTGCTTTTGCTAGTTTCCTAGCCGTAGGGACAACTCCTCATCCAGAAGTCCCCCCGTCCCCCCGTCCCCCTGTCTCCCTCTCCTCCTATCCTGGTGGTGAAGAAATCGACCGATCGTTTGCCGTAATGGCCACCTTTTTGAGTTACCAAGAACTTGCCCAAATCACCAGCCAAATCCCCAACATGACGGCAAATATTGGCGATAACCCGATTCGTCCCCTAGTGATAAAAGCTCTGGAGCAACTAAGTGCAGTGAGCGCCGAAATATCGGCTTATGAAACCGCATCAGAACCCACTGCCAAGGTGTTAGCTCTCGGTCGTGCCACCCGGATGTTAGAGGAGACAAACACCAATATTGTCCCGGAGATTATGGAACCGGAAAAACAAATTATCCAGCAGATTATTGAGAATTGGCGGAGTTCGATCGGGCGGGGATTTGTCATTTAGGGGCAATTGGGTCAACTTGGATACGAAGTATGACTCATATCAGTTCCTACTACATCGGGATGTGAATAACTGACGAAGCCAGAAGGCAGGAGGACTCTTTCCCAGGGGAGAACTGCCTTCAAAAACCCTCCCCAGATGCCCCCAGACTTGACATTACCAAAGTTTTCCCATCCCCACTGAACCCAACCATTATTGCCGCCAGAGCTGGAAATTTTGCCGTAGCCTCTGCTTCGGTTTTGCCTGGTGTTATTGTGGCGAAGGTTTGCGCGATCGCTACGCCGACTTTCGGTTGGCAGCAGGACTACAGCCGTAGTAGGGTGGGCAGTGCCTGAAGTCACCTGTGATCACCATTGTTCTGTAGTTGGCACTGCCCACCCTACAGAACCCTTTTGCTGGAAATAAAACCCACCACAGCCACTAAATAAACTTACCACAGTTCCCATATTTTGTCAAGTTTTATCCCCAATTTCTTAACTTTCAGGCTAGGGTTATGAGAAACATTGGTTATGTGTTGCATCTATCAAGGGAACCCAACCACCACCCAATCCCACATCTAACTATCCTTCACTGGAGCAGCATCAGCCGCCACCCAGCCACAGCGGCGATAGTGAGCAGCCAGCGCCTCAATACTAGGACGGGATGCTTTATCCGTGGGTAGCTGCAGCGGTTTACCCACCAACTCATTATAAATCGTCTTAGTGAGTTCCGGTGCAATAATTACTTTCAGAGTTTTAGGGTCTATAGCCAAAAGTTGCGCTTCAAATAGTTTTTTCACATCGGCGCGCAAAATCAACCCATTATTAGCATTAACCGCCCCCTTTTTTGGTTCAATCGTTACCACTTCCAACGCCATATCAGCATCGGCGCCCGTGAGGGGACAGCGGTGGCGATATGCTGTAAGTAACTTTTCCCGAAAAATAGAAGTTTGGGGATTTTTCCCGAATAATGTTATAATCAGAATAATGGTACTACCAAGGCCAAACCCAGCTAAAATACCGAGGCCAGAAATCACCAAGAAAGGATTCAGAGCTTTGTTGGGGAAAACTTCGGGGGGGCGGGCAACTCCCAAACTACTGGCTATTTCTGCTTGGGCGGCTTCTGCATCACTTAAAGCTGCCTGCACTTTATCATAAAGGGCTTTTTGGGTTGTCACCTGTTGCTCTAAACTCTGACGCTCCGCCGGTTGGTTGGACTCGGCTAGTTTTTTCTGGGCATCATCCAGGGCTTTTTTCACTTCTACCTGGCGTTTTTGGGTGGTTTCCACCACGGCTTTTAATCTCGCCCGATTTATCAACAGGCTTTTTTGAATCATCCCCTGCATAAGCGCCCCTGCGATCGCTTTTGCGCGTTCCCCATCGTCATCGCGATAAATCACGTTGATGCCATTAGTTGCTTGTCCGAGCCCAGACCATTTGCGGATATCGGCGGGGTCGCTTTTGAGAGCTTCGGCTACAGCTTTAATCACATCATCGGCGAGGAGCAACTCAACGGTGAGCTGGGTTCCTTGCTGCTGAATTTGGCTGGCGGTGGCGGAGAAGGTGACGGGGGGGCGGTTGGCGGTTAAGCTGCCAAAGGCGAGGTATTTGGGCAGGGGTTCTGTCTGCCAAGCGATGGCTGTTGCCACCCCCGCACAGGTAGCAAAGGCGGCTAAAACTAGCCACTTGTATTTATTTAAATTGCTAAGATACCTCTGCCCAAATCCTGCCATTATCATATTGATAATTTTCCCAAAATGAGATTTTGCTGAATCGTTCCCAGACTCATAAATAGGATTATACAGGCAGCCGAGATTGGCAATTTTATCAATTGATTGGCAATTTTACCAATTTGGGGATGACTTTCAGGCCGTATTCGGCTTCAAATACGCCTTTTTTCTGCTCTAAACTCCATAGTTCTAACACGCAATCATCCTGGGGGTCGGTGGGTTGGATTTTGAGGTGGAGTTCTTTGGCTTCTGGCTGGTAGTGGCAGTCCACCTGGGCAATGGCGCCGATTTGCCGCCGATCGAGCGCTACGGCTAAGCGCAAAATCGCGCTGAGCTGCTTTACCATTTTCCGATGGGTTTTGTCGGTTAAACTGTTGTAATTGTCGTGTTTCTTTTTGGGCGGGTTCTTGCGGTGGTAGCGGGCGAGGTTGGCGATGATTTCAATATCCGTATCAGTATAACCGAGGAGTTCGCCGTTGCGGATTAGATAATAGGAGTGTTTGTGGTGGGCAGCGTGACTGACGTGCAAACCGCAGTTATGGACGATCGCCGCCGCCCAGAGGAGTTCTCGCGGTTCCGGTCCCCACTGGTGCAGACTCCCTTGGGTTTGGTCGAATAAACTGAGAGCAAATGCAGCCACCCGCTCCGCTGATTCCAAGTCCACCTCGTATTTATGGGCGATTTTCAGGACACTGCGCTGGCGGACAGCACTTTGATAGCGCAGTTTATCTTCAATCAAACCGTGGGCGAGCATCCAGTCAACGATAATCCCTTCCCGCAACGCCCGCTCGCACAATGTGAGGGAATCCATTCCCAGCATTGTCATTGTTTCTTGCAGAATCAAAGCACCGGCGAGAATGATTTCCGCACGCCGATCGGACATCCCCGGAATCGCGGCCCGTTCGGCGCAAGATAGCTTGCGCAAGCGGTTGACGATATCTTTTAAATCTTTGAGAGTTAGCTGATAGCCCGTGAGGGAACCGGGGGTATTGCCCAACTTTTCCCGAGCGTGGATGGCGGCGATCGTTTCAATAGTGCCCGAAGTCCCCACTAAGCGGGGTTGCTCGCCCGGTTTAAGGTGGGCGCGCAAGTCATCAACCGCCCGCTCGATCGTCCCCCGAATATATGCTTGCAGATACTGGAATTCGTTGTTGCTGATGGGGTCAGTGGTGATGAATTCCTTCGTCAGACGCACGGCGCCAATTTTGGTACTGCTCAGGGACCGGGGTTCGTCCCCATCGCCTAAAATCAGTTCCGTAGAACCGCCGCCAATATCGATGATGGCGTGGGGCTCACCGTTGAATTCCATCCCCGACAGTACCCCCAAGTAGATGCGGCGGGCTTCTTCATAGCCAGAAATCAAATCTACCTGGAGGTCTAATTCTGATTGTACCTGTTGTAAAAATTCCCGTCCATTAGGGGCTTCGCGCACGGCGGAGGTAGCGACGGCAATGATATTTTCGGCATTCAGGCTTCTGGCGATGTCTTGAAACCGGCGCATCGTGGTAATTGCTTGCGCCATCACCGTAGTTTTCAGGTTGCCGGTTTCCGGTTCGCGATCGCCCAACCGCACCGTTTCTTTCTCCCGAGCAATGATAGTAAACGCGGGCAAGCTCGGGTTAATTCGCACTACCACCATATGCAGGGAATTGGTGCCCATATCGATGGCAGCAAGAATGCGCTCTTGCTCTGGGACGGGAGGGGTAATTTTGACGAGGGGAAGTGAATTTACCATTGCCCTGTATCCTTTGTGACAAACCCACCGCAGAATAACAGACTACGAGTATCTTAATAAAGGGAAACTAGCGCGATTTTAAAAGACAAATGCTCAATTCACCAGAAATTCAAACCTCACCAACTTTTGCGAGCATCATCCGGTTGCTCCGATGGGACAAACCCGCCGGACGCTTCATTTTGATGGTTCCCGCCTTGTGGGCTTTGTTTTTAGCCGCTCACGGCACTCCAGATGCACCCCTGGTAGTTGCGATCGTCTTAGGTACTTTTGCCACTTCTGCAGCCGGTTGCGCGGTGAATGACTTATGGGACCGGGATATCGATCCGCAAGTAGAGCGCACCCGATCGCGCCCCCTTGCCTCCCGCGCTCTCACCGTCGGCACCGGCATCGTTGTGGTCTTCGTCGCCCTCTGTTGCGCTGCCGTTTTGGCATTATATCTTAATCGCCTCAGTTTTTGGCTCTGCGTCGCCGCCGTCCCCGTCATCATCTGCTACCCCCTGGCAAAACGGGTATTTCCCATCCCCCAGTTAGTCCTCTCCATCGCCTGGGGTTTTGCCGTATTGATTAGCTGGACCGCCGCCGCCGCTGAGTTGGCAACTCCCACTTGGATCTTGTGGGGGGCTACAGTGTTATGGACTTTGGGATTTGATACCGTTTATGCCATGAGCGATCGCGAAGACGATCGGCGCATTGGTATCAACTCCAGCGCCCTATTTTTCGGCAACTACGCCGCCGAAGCCGTCGCCATCTTCTTTCTCGGTACAGCAGCCTTACTCACCTGGTTAGGCACTTCCATGCAATTACACCTCGGTTTTTGGCTCTCCCTCGCCGCCGCGATCGTCATTTGGACTTGGCAATATCTCCAACTGCGACAAGAACACCTCACCAAACCTTACGCCAAAATCTTCGGCCAAAACGTCTGGATTGGTTTTATCCTACTCGCTGGTATGATTACCGGCATTTTAATCTAGTTCTAATCCCAGACCCAACCAAAAACCAAATTAACCCGGTTTCTTGAAAAAACCGGGTTTCTCAATCTCAACGTAAATGAACCAAAATAATCTATCCCAATTACCCATAAAATCCTGGTTAATTAGCCTAGGCATGACCAGTGGCTTCACTATTTTTACCATTATCAGCCTCTGGAGTATCGCCGCTCAGGTGATTTCCCTCGCCATTCCCGCTCTTATCCTCACCGGCGTATTTTTCCCCATCAAAATCCATCAATGGCATCACCGAATTAAAATTATTGTCATTCTCCTGGTCAGTAGTTTAATTTTATGGTATGCTATTCTCAGCGAAATAATGCTCAGGCAACAGCACCTAGCCGCCAAACTGCAAGCTGGTGGCGCCACGGCTTTAAATTTTCCCAATAAAGTCGCTATTTATGGCGGTAATATCGTCATGGCTGCAGGCGGATATCTCCTAGGAATGCCCGAAGTTGCCCAGGAAACTTTACTCCTAGGTTTCCCAGGGGAAAAAATCCGCCGGTTTGATTCAGATTTCGCCATGCAGTCTCCCCGCGTCCGCGCTGGTTTAGAGCCATTTATCAACAGTCTTGCCAATTATCCCCCAGAGACCCAAGTAGTAGAAATGCCCGCCACTGTGATAGACTGGTCTCATGGGGAATATGTGGGGGACGATCGGCGCGTCGCTCTCGCCCTCAACGCCTTTACCATCACCGCCAAAGCCTACCGAGAACCACAACGCTGGCGGATTGAATGTCGGGGAACCGTCGCCATCAAATATGACCCCAACCAACAACCCACCCGCCTATTAAATCTATTGGGGTTAGAGATTGTCATCGACCAAAGTCTATACTGGGGACTGCAAGAAGCCGGATGGCTGCATCCCTACACCGCCGCTTGGCATTGGACAATTTATAAATAGAATTTGTGGGATAAATTATCATATGAATTATGACGTGATTATCGTGATTATCGGTCATAGGGGGCACAGCGTCTTAAATATTCGCGAGGGAGAAACCGGGTTTCTGAGACAATTTTTGCATCATTGCCGAGATTTGGTTAAGACCCGGAGGTCAGCCTCTACATCGGCTATCGCGTCGCTGGAGGCTGACCTCCGTCCCCGGTTTCTGGCTAAGAACAAATGACATATTTACCCCCCCAATAGCCACTTGAGGAACCGGAGTTTATCCCGATAGGGGGGATAACGCAAGTCCACATCAAACAGAAAAGACCGTTTTAAGATACTTTTGTAATGACAAAAGGTATCAAAACTGGCTTTCCCGTGGTAACGACCCATCCCGCTGTTACCCACACCGCCAAAAGGAAGCTGAGGCGTGATAAAATGCACTAAAGTATCATTAATGCAAGCAGTGCCAGAAGAAGTTTGCCGCAAGATTTGCTCTTGGTGGCTGGGGTTTTGGGAAAAGATATAGAGAGCCAGGGGTTTGGGGAGGCGGTTGATGAGGTCGATCGCCTCCGACAAATCCCCATAAGTCATCACCGGCAAAATCGGCCCAAAAATCTCCTCCTGCATCACCGCCGCCTCTAAACTCACATTATCTATCACCGTCGGCGCTATATAACGTGCATCAGGATTTATATCCCCCCCAACGATAATTTCCCCACTTTCTAACAAATCCTGCAACCGCTGCAAATGACCATCATTAACAATTCTCCCATAATCAGGGCTATTTGCCGGTTCATGGCCATAAAATTCTATAATAGCCGCTTTAATCGCCGCCAACAACTGGGATTTAACCCCCTGCTGCACCAATAAATAATCTGGGGCAATGCAGGTTTGTCCCGCATTCACAAACTTGCCCCAAACAATCCGCTTTGCCGCCACCTCTATATTAACATCTTCCGTGACAATACAAGGACTTTTACCCCCCAACTCCAAAGTAACCGGCGTTAGATGTTTCGCCGCTGCCTCCATCACGATTTTACCTACTCTTGGGCTACCGGTAAAAAAGATATAATCAAATTTTTCTGCTAAAAGCTGCTGGCTAATGTCTCTGCCACCTTCAACCACTGTAATATAACCGTTGTCGAAAGTTTCGCCAATGATTTCTGCAATCAAGCGGGAAGTATGTGGCGACAGTTCAGAAGGTTTAATAATCGCACAGTTCCCCGCCGCAATAGCACCTATCAAAGGCGCCATTATCAGATTAAACGGATAATTCCACGCCCCGACAATCAACACTACACCCAAAGGTTCGGGCACCATCATAGCCTGGGCGGGAAATTGTTCTAAAGGAATGGGGAATTTTTGCGGTTTCACCCAGGATTTGAGATTTTTTATCGCCGCTTGGATATCTCGCGTTACCACGATTTCATAATAAGCCTCCACATCGGGTTTATTCAGGTCAGCTTTCAGAGCCGCATAAATAGCATTTTCCCGATTTTTGATAGCTTGATAGAGATTTTGCAGTTGCGTCAGTCGAAAAGCAATATCCTGGGTTTTTCCCGTGGCAAAAAATTGGCGTTGAGCAGTAATGATATCCCTGATGGGGGTGGTAGCGAGCATTTGCATCCAGATGATTAGGGCTAATTTTGACTATTTTATAATATGCCGTCACGTGGGACGGGGGAGGAGGAGACGGGGGGACCTTTTGGGACGGGGGGACGGGGGGATGGGGGGACTAGGGGACCGGGGGAGCAACTTTCCGGAGGTTCGTAGTTGGGCTTTAGCCCTCTTAGAGATGTTCTCATTTTTTGGCTAAAGCCCAACTCCAGACTTGTGGCTATGGACATAGCATAGAAATTGTAATTTGTCAAGAGTGATGAGAACATCAAGCGAGATTGAGGGATTGGCACAGATACAGGAAAAAGTGGAGAAATAAAAATTTAGGGGCAAAATGTAACGG contains:
- a CDS encoding endo-1,4-beta-xylanase; this encodes MKRNWFLAALAFFLSLTAVILLSSNPLASAPGAVASSPSLRSLIGNRPFYLGTAVRPKPLLDDPMYGQVLVREFNTIMPENDFKFENLHPERDKYDFSLTDRLITFAKINGMHVRGHTLVWFHALPRWLLEGNFSREELMAILEDHVKTVVRHYRGQVYAWDVVNEVLNADGSYRDTLWLRAIGPDYIDMAFRWAHEADPQALLFLNDYGEGLNAKSDNLYSLLQDLVSRGVPINGIGFQMHVGFLSSDNPQEVAANIQRIGELGLEVAFTETDIPIAKLPGKTKGEKLAAQARLYGEFLQVCLDAPNCNTFGMWGFTDRYSWIKNFKGTPDAPLIFDADYRPKPAHQAMVEVLQKWR
- a CDS encoding WD40 repeat domain-containing protein, coding for MPNFPNYTANVPASLHPLNPKHYLLLAYWVFFRPSHLTGYLYQGNPEVYQMGSGRGLLRSWGVRAHRHLYLMGVVCTIISLLLASSLLFFYNLGTTQGHTASLNVVAVTPDGRYTISASAGGLRNAGTLKVWDIDRLALANTLAGQKNAIFSAVVTPDGKRVVSGAGDSTVFVWDLQRGQKLYRLEGHGRWVNAVAVTPDGKRAISASADTTLKVWDIEAGKKLRTLEGHTREVNGVVAVSDTVVISGSDDGVVKVWDVNTGAVLHSLTGHKAAVKKVVGIPGGNRVISPSADGTLKVWDWQRGALVFTLSGHEDGINDVAVTADGQTAVSASADGTLKVWDLTGGGLRQTLTGHQGWVNAVAVTGDGKFAVSGSSDHTVKVWDLATGAELHSLKGHTDWVRSVAVTPDGKFAVSGAGDRFPRMWDITSGKEVPLKTARNTLAVAVVGFNFLSVACLLILILVAAVVFAVGVMAFGVPGAALAVVVLALIGSVVFGWAFITADMVAVNPAFTQQYGAVTIKPLVAVGAFAVAMGMCFNLAFAVAGRRASAALMGVVFMVVIAFTVGILEATILNSSESIARLRFLSGLRVARNFIPVIATVALAETRLLFYPFHFIAALISNFIGKKHPISWDEMIFVPLPGTVHYLHRQLQQDETTGMNLLAQVAANPFQRRAAILALHRYIHQAPSPLHTLYRILASPVMAEYISPPISQQDWQILPSIKQVLFLQLDRRSVNTSSDWIEQFAQNLVEFLTWALFFFPRYPKQTPLTAFASFLAVGTTPHPEVPPSPRPPVSLSSYPGGEEIDRSFAVMATFLSYQELAQITSQIPNMTANIGDNPIRPLVIKALEQLSAVSAEISAYETASEPTAKVLALGRATRMLEETNTNIVPEIMEPEKQIIQQIIENWRSSIGRGFVI
- a CDS encoding Ppx/GppA phosphatase family protein, with the protein product MVNSLPLVKITPPVPEQERILAAIDMGTNSLHMVVVRINPSLPAFTIIAREKETVRLGDREPETGNLKTTVMAQAITTMRRFQDIARSLNAENIIAVATSAVREAPNGREFLQQVQSELDLQVDLISGYEEARRIYLGVLSGMEFNGEPHAIIDIGGGSTELILGDGDEPRSLSSTKIGAVRLTKEFITTDPISNNEFQYLQAYIRGTIERAVDDLRAHLKPGEQPRLVGTSGTIETIAAIHAREKLGNTPGSLTGYQLTLKDLKDIVNRLRKLSCAERAAIPGMSDRRAEIILAGALILQETMTMLGMDSLTLCERALREGIIVDWMLAHGLIEDKLRYQSAVRQRSVLKIAHKYEVDLESAERVAAFALSLFDQTQGSLHQWGPEPRELLWAAAIVHNCGLHVSHAAHHKHSYYLIRNGELLGYTDTDIEIIANLARYHRKNPPKKKHDNYNSLTDKTHRKMVKQLSAILRLAVALDRRQIGAIAQVDCHYQPEAKELHLKIQPTDPQDDCVLELWSLEQKKGVFEAEYGLKVIPKLVKLPIN
- a CDS encoding 4-hydroxybenzoate solanesyltransferase is translated as MLNSPEIQTSPTFASIIRLLRWDKPAGRFILMVPALWALFLAAHGTPDAPLVVAIVLGTFATSAAGCAVNDLWDRDIDPQVERTRSRPLASRALTVGTGIVVVFVALCCAAVLALYLNRLSFWLCVAAVPVIICYPLAKRVFPIPQLVLSIAWGFAVLISWTAAAAELATPTWILWGATVLWTLGFDTVYAMSDREDDRRIGINSSALFFGNYAAEAVAIFFLGTAALLTWLGTSMQLHLGFWLSLAAAIVIWTWQYLQLRQEHLTKPYAKIFGQNVWIGFILLAGMITGILI
- a CDS encoding aldehyde dehydrogenase — protein: MLATTPIRDIITAQRQFFATGKTQDIAFRLTQLQNLYQAIKNRENAIYAALKADLNKPDVEAYYEIVVTRDIQAAIKNLKSWVKPQKFPIPLEQFPAQAMMVPEPLGVVLIVGAWNYPFNLIMAPLIGAIAAGNCAIIKPSELSPHTSRLIAEIIGETFDNGYITVVEGGRDISQQLLAEKFDYIFFTGSPRVGKIVMEAAAKHLTPVTLELGGKSPCIVTEDVNIEVAAKRIVWGKFVNAGQTCIAPDYLLVQQGVKSQLLAAIKAAIIEFYGHEPANSPDYGRIVNDGHLQRLQDLLESGEIIVGGDINPDARYIAPTVIDNVSLEAAVMQEEIFGPILPVMTYGDLSEAIDLINRLPKPLALYIFSQNPSHQEQILRQTSSGTACINDTLVHFITPQLPFGGVGNSGMGRYHGKASFDTFCHYKSILKRSFLFDVDLRYPPYRDKLRFLKWLLGG